Proteins encoded together in one Quercus lobata isolate SW786 chromosome 3, ValleyOak3.0 Primary Assembly, whole genome shotgun sequence window:
- the LOC115978883 gene encoding pectinesterase inhibitor 3-like, producing MNPISSLVFVLLLAVFPTQIFCQNLIDRACGYTSYKSLCLSTLQSNSEAKSAKDLLTIAKVALKHTGKKAGEINAEITKLQGSAKDEGLKQALTDCAENYGDAIDQIQDSTVALGNKKYNDVNTWVSAAMNDADSCEQGFQDQSIKSPMSASNTKFTQLSSNVLAMTNQL from the coding sequence ATGAATCCCATTTCAAGCCTCGTCTTTGTGCTTCTTTTGGCTGTCTTTCCAACCCAAATTTTTTGCCAGAACTTGATTGATCGAGCTTGTGGTTACACTTCGTACAAGTCACTATGCCTAAGCACTCTTCAATCGAACTCTGAGGCCAAATCAGCAAAAGATCTCCTGACTATAGCCAAAGTTGCACTAAAACATACAGGGAAGAAAGCTGGCGAAATAAATGCTGAAATCACCAAACTGCAAGGTTCAGCAAAGGACGAGGGCTTGAAGCAAGCCCTAACCGATTGTGCTGAGAACTATGGAGATGCAATTGATCAAATTCAGGACTCGACCGTTGCCTTGGgaaataagaaatataatgATGTTAATACATGGGTTTCAGCTGCCATGAACGATGCAGACTCGTGTGAGCAAGGTTTCCAGGATCAGTCCATCAAGTCTCCAATGTCTGCTTCGAATACCAAATTTACCCAGCTAAGCAGCAATGTGTTAGCCATGACCAATCAGCTCTAA
- the LOC115980496 gene encoding uncharacterized protein LOC115980496, with the protein MNPISSVVFVLLLTVFPTQILCQTALIEEACGYTIYKVLCLETLVPDSEAHSAKDLKTLAKVSLKHTENQATDIDNKIIQLINSATGDVKPVLSNCSDKYLTVVEKIKAAETSFAYGGVGGAKTWLKDATSNRNMCDEGFKGKPFKSPISDLTTKLGQMQNNAESIIAHI; encoded by the coding sequence ATGAATCCCATTTCAAGCGTCGTCTTTGTGCTTCTTTTGACTGTCTTTCCAACCCAAATTCTCTGCCAGACCGCCTTGATTGAAGAAGCTTGTGGTTACACCATTTACAAGGTTCTGTGCCTAGAAACTCTTGTACCGGACTCTGAGGCCCATTCAGCTAAAGATCTCAAGACTTTAGCCAAAGTTTCATTAAAACATACAGAGAATCAAGCTACCGATATAGATAACAAAATCATCCAACTAATAAATTCAGCAACGGGGGATGTGAAGCCAGTCCTAAGCAATTGCTCTGATAAATATTTAACTGTAGTTGAGAAAATTAAGGCCGCGGAAACTTCCTTTGCATATGGCGGCGTTGGTGGTGCTAAAACCTGGCTGAAAGATGCCACGAGCAATAGAAACATGTGTGATGAAGGTTTCAAGGGTAAACCCTTCAAGTCTCCAATATCTGACTTGACTACCAAACTTGGCCAGATGCAAAACAATGCGGAATCCATTATCGCTCACATCTAA
- the LOC115980498 gene encoding uncharacterized protein LOC115980498, with protein sequence MNPISSLVFVLLLTVFPTQILCQTTLIEQACGYTIYKVLCLETLVPDSVAHSARYLKTLAVVSLNHTRNFADEVDYKIDGLRDSAKEGPMKQALINCSKRYYTVVEKLQAAVTSTAQGNVVAAKSRLTEATVNRQQCDQYFKGRHYESPISDLTTKLSQMQNNAEAIVAHI encoded by the coding sequence ATGAATCCCATTTCAAGCCTCGTCTTTGTGCTTCTTTTGACTGTCTTTCCAACCCAAATTCTTTGCCAGACCACCTTGATTGAACAAGCTTGTGGTTATACCATTTACAAGGTTCTGTGCCTAGAAACTCTTGTACCGGACTCTGTGGCCCATTCAGCTAGATATCTCAAGACTTTAGCCGTAGTTTCATTAAATCATACAAGGAATTTCGCTGACGAGGTAGATTACAAAATCGACGGACTGAGAGATTCAGCAAAGGAAGGGCCCATGAAGCAAGCCCTAATCAATTGCTCTAAAAGATATTATACTGTAGTTGAGAAACTTCAGGCCGCGGTAACTTCCACCGCACAGGGCAACGTTGTTGCTGCTAAATCCCGGCTGACAGAGGCCACGGTCAATAGACAACAATGTGACCAATATTTCAAGGGTAGACACTACGAGTCTCCAATATCTGACTTGACTACCAAACTTAGCCAGATGCAAAACAATGCGGAAGCCATTGTCGCTCACATCTAA
- the LOC115979568 gene encoding DEAD-box ATP-dependent RNA helicase 15-like, which translates to MKIILADLGLFQRENTTRILALARDKDLGLKNVRHFIVDECDKMLESLDMRRDVQEIFKMTPHDKQVMMFSATLSKEIRPVCKKIMKEPMEIYVDDETKLTLHGLVQHYILLKEAGKNRKLNDFLDALDFNQVVIFVKSVTRAAELNKLLTECDQSC; encoded by the exons ATGAAAATTATTCTTGCCGATTTGGGCTTGTTTCAGAGGGAGAACACCACTCG AATATTGGCTCTGGCAAGGGATAAAGATCTTGGATTGAAGAATGTGAggcattttattgttgatgagtgTGATAAGATGCTAGAATCACTGG ACATGAGGAGAGATGTGCAGGAGATCTTCAAGATGACTCCTCATGACAAGCAAGTTATGATGTTTTCAGCAACTCTCAGTAAAGAGATCCGCCCtgtttgcaaaaaaattatgaaagag CCAATGgaaatttatgttgatgatgaGACCAAGTTGACTCTTCACGGTCTTGTACAG CACTACATTTTATTGAAGGAGGCAGGGAAAAATCGCAAATTGAATGACTTTCTTGATGCATTGGACTTCAATCAGGTTGTCATTTTTGTCAAGAGTGTGACCAGAGCTGCTGAGCTGAACAAGTTACTTACCGAGTGTGACCAGAGCTGCTGA
- the LOC115980495 gene encoding uncharacterized protein LOC115980495, with protein MNPISSLVFVLLLTVFPTQILCQTALIEEACGYTIYKVLCLETLVPDSEAHSAKDLKTLAKVSLKHTEYEANFVDSNIEGLEESSGPGPVRHALVFCTKKYVTVIAKIQAAETSFAQGNITATKAQLTDATINRQLCDKGFEGKRYKSPISDWTTKLSQMQNNAESIIAHI; from the coding sequence ATGAATCCCATCTCAAGCCTCGTCTTTGTGCTTCTTTTGACTGTCTTTCCAACCCAAATTCTCTGCCAGACCGCCTTGATTGAAGAAGCTTGTGGTTACACCATTTACAAGGTTCTGTGCCTAGAAACTCTTGTACCGGACTCTGAGGCCCATTCAGCTAAAGATCTCAAGACTTTAGCCAAAGTTTCATTAAAACATACAGAGTATGAAGCTAACTTTGTAGATTCCAATATCGAAGGACTTGAAGAGTCATCAGGGCCAGGGCCCGTGAGGCATGCCCTAGTCTTTTGCACTAAAAAATATGTCACTGTAATTGCGAAAATTCAGGCCGCGGAAACTTCCTTCGCACAGGGCAACATTACTGCTACAAAAGCCCAGCTGACAGACGCCACGATCAATAGACAATTGTGTGACAAAGGTTTCGAGGGTAAACGCTACAAGTCTCCAATATCTGACTGGACTACCAAACTTAGCCAGATGCAAAACAATGCGGAATCCATTATCGCTCACATCTAA